The following nucleotide sequence is from Tribolium castaneum strain GA2 chromosome 5, icTriCast1.1, whole genome shotgun sequence.
ACTATTGGCACGAAAAATTTAACTTCGGTTATTTATAATGACGATTACCCCGAAGAATTTACATGTGATTTGGTCCAGTTGTGCCTGAAATTGCTACGGTTCCAGTTAAGGCAAGTCGagacaattttgcaaaattcggACTTGGACCCTcatattgttgattttttgggGTATCGAAAATCGCTGATAGAAAAACTCTGTGATATAGTAAATAAACAATAGATTTATTGATTTCCAACATgtacaataatatttatacaataaaaataaaacaataagtgTATAATAGTGcatctaataaattgaaaaattgagaCTCTCCACCCTCCCGCTCCGTAAtcctgaaacaaaaataacgtGATTTCCATAACAAAACCACTAGAAACAAGCCGATCAGAAGAATTTAATATAATCAACCCCTCGACAATCAACGGGGCATGTTTTCAATCAAATCAAGGGTGGTTGTGCGGATCACCGCGTGACTGAAACGGGTGTGCATCAGTGGGGCGATTAGTCGCGCTAACACAGGTGTCCTGTGGGGCGCATTATGAAAAAATCGTCACGGTTTGCGAAAATCACGCACTTCGTACGATAATTTGTTTTGAATGAGGTTTATTAAGGGATGCGACATTGCATAAGTTATGACGAATGAGTCATACCGTTATTGTTCTTCGGCGATCTTCTTCGATATTTCTTCCTGCAGCTTCAAATGGTCGGCGAGAACAATATCTTCCTGGGTGGGCCCTTCTTCTTCTTCGCTGGGCGGGGAGCGCGGGGTTTGGTTCAAGGCCTTGTAGATTTCGGCGCGGTTTTCGAGGATCTCTCGAACGATATCTAACAGTAAACGTTcgtgttattaattattgacgGGCGATTAGGTTGATTACCTGTAAGGACGTCTCGACTGCTCACTATATCCTTCAGCTCGTGTGTGACTTCCTTCATCAGCCAAGGCATGAAGGACTCGTCGATGTCTGGAATTCAGAAAACAACACGATTACTGCTGTAAATTTAGTAATTGTACGGTGTTTAACTTAAAGAGTTATAGTACAAACTAAGTTCACCTTGTTTGATACTATCCATGAGGAACCCTTCGTTCTCTAATCCTTCTAAAACCGACGGAAGCAAATCTGATATGTATCCCTGCATCAGCACCGACGCCGCTATCCTCTCCTCCATCTCCTTCTGCAGCCGGTACCCATCTTCAAACTCTGCGATTCTCCGGTCCTTCTCCTTCGCCAGTCTCCTCTCCCTCTCTTCCAGCCTCTGGGCCTCCGCAGTTTCCGCTGACCTGACCTCCAAGAACTTCCTTTGTTGTTCCCTCAACGCCGCCAACTCCTCCTCTTCCAAGACTTCAATCAACGCCTGTTCCACCGTTTTCCCAACCAAAACTTCCAAAATCGGCTGCACCTCCATATCGAAGTCGAACAACTGAAACCTTCTCATTTACACACCGTCTGGGATAAATCAACACCGACTCACATCTCCCGGATAAATCTGCGTTTCTGCATCGATCCCCACTTTAGCCGGGACATAGTAAGGCGACAGAGGCCTTTCGAGGAACAGTTCGGTTTGTGTGCAGATGTCCGAGGTCGGCGGATTGTTGAAGATCTCTTCGAGATAGAGCTCGGTTTGGACGGGTTCGTGCTTTCTCCCTGGGACGGGCGGCGGCGATCCTAGACGCAGTTGTGCGGCCCTAACTTGTTGGTTTTTGGCTTTTCTCCGTGCGAGGGCCCGTCTTCGAGCTTCGGCGGCGCGAGCTGCAGCCGACTCGCCATCACCCTGAGTAGAATTCGAGAAGTTGTAAAAAGACGAGTATTGAGCGGTTGAGCGGATTGTGGGAATTTTCCTAAAGCTGTGGAGGCGGAGCGATGGGCTATTTACAGCAGTTAGAATATCGAACAATTACAGTGATGTAGCGgtcgtcaaaaatttagggAGTAATGAGAGAGGACGTGGTGATttcgtaattcgttttttgttcCTTTTTTTCTGTTCCAATAACATTTGTCTTAAAACCACAAAGCAAAGCTTTAGCGACTAACTGTTTTCTCCAAATATCGAAAGATTTATGACACAAAAGCAACACTTTGGATAACAGTGATGTGTCCGAGAAAATATCGTCTCAGTACGTACCTGGTCCTGCGAGAGAAGTCTAGCGTATGCAAAATTCGGATTCCATTTTGGCTGCGTTgcaattacattttaaaatgttCCGATTAAAGAATAGAACATTCAAGACAAGTTTCTAACTATTCAAAAAGATCAACaagagcaaaaaaaattgaaaaaatcaccgaATTCTTTCAAGAATCTTTTCTTATCGtagttaaaaatcaaaatgacACTCACCATGTGTCCGGATAATGTAGGAGCGAAATTACTGCCCCTACAAATCCGCCGGTCGAACATGAGATTCGAATAAGGCAAAGGCACATCCctgaaacaacaaaaacaaataaataaatcaacagaTTAGTAAATGTTTAATCGAGATGTAAAAGTCGGTCAAAGTCAAGGGCGGTAAAACCAAAACAGAACGTTTAAAGGCAAACACGCGATGAGATTCCTCCTCTTCGATATTTTGATGATGATTGACTTCTTAGGATTTTAATGAGATTGCCTTGAACTGTTCCTAATCTACATAAGTAACTAGCAGGTAATCGATTCTGATTACTGATTATCCGGATTTCCCACTCataatttcgccaaaaatagCATCGATCTTGATTAAAGATTGGAGATTAGCGTAATAGCATTAACGAGGTGGAGCTTGTTCTATTATTAAATGCACTAAAGTATCTGTAATATtctaataatacaaaaaaaaatgtttcgcagtcagtaggattcGAACCTACGCTCCCAGAGGGAATCTGATTTCTAGTCAGACGCCTTAACCGCTCGGCCATGACTGCTTATATCCTGCTACTTTCACTGACGCGAACGAAAGTTCGAATCCTACTTTAAAAttagaacatttttattttacgctGAAAGATAAAACTAATACACCTTATTGAATTTTCGACTAATGGTTGCATTATAATTTCATAAGAGAAGTTACTATAAATAGCTTGTAACTACCAGTGTATTGACTAGTGAGTCTAATGAACTATCACCTAATAAGAttctaatttttcagtttatttctTTGCACAATAGTATGCCGAGTTCTTTGTTTTTACCAATTCACGTTTGCTAATAAGTTTAGGAAGAAAGGAAATATGtcgaaatttttctaattaacaataacataaaaaatttgctttttacaAGTCTACATCAATAATAATGGTCAAGTGTATTCGTAATATAATTGCAAATAGGTTATCACGTTggcaaaaactataaattgtaAGAATATTTCAACACCTTGTAAAGTCAAATGTGTTTTTAACATATTAAGCACATTCTGGCATGACTGTACCgctcattttttaatcatggCACGCACATttcttcaa
It contains:
- the Rsph3 gene encoding radial spoke head protein 3 homolog B isoform X3, yielding MAVQEKGVSRRRTIHPKAMLEINDNPLQDVNVNIFEDGEVAYTYSSSPRALYTNRKMVIGRDVPLPYSNLMFDRRICRGSNFAPTLSGHMPKWNPNFAYARLLSQDQGDGESAAARAAEARRRALARRKAKNQQVRAAQLRLGSPPPVPGRKHEPVQTELYLEEIFNNPPTSDICTQTELFLERPLSPYYVPAKVGIDAETQIYPGDLFDFDMEVQPILEVLVGKTVEQALIEVLEEEELAALREQQRKFLEVRSAETAEAQRLEERERRLAKEKDRRIAEFEDGYRLQKEMEERIAASVLMQGYISDLLPSVLEGLENEGFLMDSIKQDIDESFMPWLMKEVTHELKDIVSSRDVLTDIVREILENRAEIYKALNQTPRSPPSEEEEGPTQEDIVLADHLKLQEEISKKIAEEQ
- the Rsph3 gene encoding radial spoke head protein 3 homolog isoform X1, which gives rise to MTDLAMPPVVSISSDEVDDDVAFKVLNQDNLPITIIGEAILKPFGRENQKQKPNGIVYPTRRIDTNLEENKQKTFTRSNGHINTTQDKNNYNLKKNFSNSHGNLTSATKIKPQEQVDTKFTKTLDAKLRKLQKESKSKNDNGRKPFVTTVKKGQFLEPPPEIATLIGIKVEEPKQKEIKKLYAYASEPRVLNRTPAKNVHKAKCEAAAKAAACVVAGVAGIQTDLDVNSNVNKRALDVPLPYSNLMFDRRICRGSNFAPTLSGHMPKWNPNFAYARLLSQDQGDGESAAARAAEARRRALARRKAKNQQVRAAQLRLGSPPPVPGRKHEPVQTELYLEEIFNNPPTSDICTQTELFLERPLSPYYVPAKVGIDAETQIYPGDLFDFDMEVQPILEVLVGKTVEQALIEVLEEEELAALREQQRKFLEVRSAETAEAQRLEERERRLAKEKDRRIAEFEDGYRLQKEMEERIAASVLMQGYISDLLPSVLEGLENEGFLMDSIKQDIDESFMPWLMKEVTHELKDIVSSRDVLTDIVREILENRAEIYKALNQTPRSPPSEEEEGPTQEDIVLADHLKLQEEISKKIAEEQ
- the Rsph3 gene encoding radial spoke head protein 3 homolog isoform X2 — encoded protein: MTDLAMPPVVSISSDEVDDDVAFKVLNQDNLPITIIGEAILKPFGRENQKQKPNGIVYPTRRIDTNLEENKQKTFTRSNGHINTTQDKNNYNLKKNFSNSHGNLTSATKIKPQEQVDTKFTKTLDAKLRKLQKESKSKNDNGRKPFVTTVKKGQFLEPPPEIATLIGIKVEEPKQKEIKKLYAYASEPRVLNRTPAKNVHKAKCEAAAKAAACVVAGVAGIQTDLDVNSNVNKRALDVPLPYSNLMFDRRICRGSNFAPTLSGHMGDGESAAARAAEARRRALARRKAKNQQVRAAQLRLGSPPPVPGRKHEPVQTELYLEEIFNNPPTSDICTQTELFLERPLSPYYVPAKVGIDAETQIYPGDLFDFDMEVQPILEVLVGKTVEQALIEVLEEEELAALREQQRKFLEVRSAETAEAQRLEERERRLAKEKDRRIAEFEDGYRLQKEMEERIAASVLMQGYISDLLPSVLEGLENEGFLMDSIKQDIDESFMPWLMKEVTHELKDIVSSRDVLTDIVREILENRAEIYKALNQTPRSPPSEEEEGPTQEDIVLADHLKLQEEISKKIAEEQ
- the Rsph3 gene encoding radial spoke head protein 3 homolog isoform X4 codes for the protein MAVQEKGVSRRRTIHPKAMLEINDNPLQDVNVNIFEDGEVAYTYSSSPRALYTNRKMVIGRDVPLPYSNLMFDRRICRGSNFAPTLSGHMGDGESAAARAAEARRRALARRKAKNQQVRAAQLRLGSPPPVPGRKHEPVQTELYLEEIFNNPPTSDICTQTELFLERPLSPYYVPAKVGIDAETQIYPGDLFDFDMEVQPILEVLVGKTVEQALIEVLEEEELAALREQQRKFLEVRSAETAEAQRLEERERRLAKEKDRRIAEFEDGYRLQKEMEERIAASVLMQGYISDLLPSVLEGLENEGFLMDSIKQDIDESFMPWLMKEVTHELKDIVSSRDVLTDIVREILENRAEIYKALNQTPRSPPSEEEEGPTQEDIVLADHLKLQEEISKKIAEEQ